Proteins encoded within one genomic window of Stigmatopora argus isolate UIUO_Sarg chromosome 21, RoL_Sarg_1.0, whole genome shotgun sequence:
- the tube1 gene encoding tubulin epsilon chain: MTQSIVVQVGQCGNQIGCRFWERALQEYAHFNKNGLYDDATGAFFHNVDLTSRHNGVYCANNGVVQLLKARAVLLDMEEGVINEMMQGPLREVFDSTQVLTGVSGAGNNWAVGHMMYGLTYKDKIVDQLRKAAEQCDCLQSFFLIHSMGGGTGSGLGTKLLCLLKDEFPKVCRIVTPVFPSLEDDVIVSPYNTMLAMKELTENADCVLPVENQSLVDIMNIQRAGRRIPEIDSLTGLEKPFDAMNDIVANKLLNLTSSARFEGSFNMDLNEIAMNMVPFPRLHFLIPSLSPVCNLVDVGKPTKRLDQIFSNAFSKSHQLIKVDPKHSLYLACSLMLRGNVQVSDLRRNIERLTPSLHFVSWNPEGWKTSLCSVAPVGHSQSLLVLANNTAIKSTFMELRGRFTKLYRKKAHLHHYLQVEGMEHSFFSEAVTCLDSLIEEYHHLDVGARKLIPDAPRLKIAR; this comes from the coding sequence ATGACGCAGTCTATTGTTGTTCAAGTTGGACAATGTGGAAACCAGATTGGTTGTCGTTTTTGGGAACGTGCTTTGCAAGAGTATGCACATTTCAACAAAAATGGCCTGTATGACGATGCCACTGGCGCATTTTTCCACAATGTGGATTTGACGAGCCGTCATAATGGAGTCTATTGTGCTAATAATGGAGTTGTCCAATTGCTGAAAGCTAGGGCAGTGCTTTTGGACATGGAGGAGGGTGTCATCAACGAGATGATGCAAGGCCCTTTGAGGGAAGTGTTTGATAGCACTCAGGTCCTCACTGGAGTGTCAGGTGCGGGCAACAACTGGGCTGTTGGACACATGATGTATGGCTTAACCTACAAGGACAAGATAGTGGACCAGCTAAGGAAGGCAGCTGAACAGTGTGATTGTCtgcaatctttttttcttatccACTCTATGGGAGGTGGTACAGGTTCCGGACTCGGGACCAAATTACTCTGTCTCCTCAAGGATGAATTCCCTAAGGTGTGTCGCATTGTCACTCCAGTCTTCCCGTCTTTGGAGGACGACGTCATCGTATCGCCTTACAACACCATGCTGGCCATGAAAGAGCTCACAGAGAACGCTGACTGTGTCCTGCCTGTAGAAAACCAGTCGCTGGTGGACATTATGAACATCCAACGTGCTGGCAGAAGAATCCCAGAAATTGATTCACTAACTGGGTTAGAAAAGCCCTTTGATGCCATGAATGACATTGTTGCTAACAAATTACTTAATCTTACCAGCTCTGCCCGTTTTGAGGGGTCCTTTAACATGGATCTGAATGAAATCGCCATGAACATGGTGCCTTTCCCCCGATTGCACTTCCTGATTCCAAGTCTCAGTCCTGTCTGCAACCTGGTAGATGTAGGTAAACCGACCAaaagactggatcaaatctttaGCAATGCCTTCTCTAAAAGCCACCAATTAATCAAAGTGGACCCAAAGCATAGCCTCTACCTTGCCTGTTCCCTCATGCTCAGGGGTAATGTTCAAGTTTCAGATTTGCGCAGAAATATCGAGAGGTTAACACCTTCCTTGCACTTTGTGTCATGGAACCCAGAAGGCTGGAAAACAAGTCTGTGCTCTGTGGCCCCTGTTGGTCACTCTCAATCATTATTGGTCCTGGCTAACAACACGGCCATAAAGTCCACATTCATGGAACTGAGAGGACGTTTTACCAAGCTTTACAGGAAGAAGGCACACTTGCATCATTACCTGCAAGTAGAAGGGATGGAGCACAGCTTTTTCTCAGAAGCCGTAACATGTCTTGACTCTTTGATTGAGGAGTATCACCATTTAGATGTTGGTGCAAGGAAATTAATACCTGATGCACCAAGATTAAAGATTGCTAGATGA
- the LOC144067383 gene encoding regulation of nuclear pre-mRNA domain-containing protein 1A-like: MSSFSEAALEKKLSELSNSQQSVQTLSLWLIHHRKHSKNIVHVWYNELVKVPESRKLTFLYLANDVIQNSKKKGPEFTQDFAPVIVDAFKHVYRECEEGCKKQLGRVLSIWQERGVYDNELLEQLSRVLYGDKKPTKRPYESIQAVKDNFSGQMSPSEPPQTSDLIRALQELENATSGDSQLRQRISLLPAEVQDMSLLHRITDKEVGARFSRQVDDACMLLADYSGRLAAEIDDRRQLTRMLSSFLQSQRDGLVNNEHKLEEYKRKLARVSQVRKELRSRLNNLPSGLHNSST, from the exons ATGTCCTCGTTCTCCGAGGCTGCTCTCGAGAAGAAATTGTCCGAGCTTAGCAACTCTCAGCAGAGCGTCCAGACGCTTTCGCTGTGGCTCATCCATCACAGGAAGCACTCCAAGAACATCGTGCATGTTTGGTACAACGAGCTCGTTAAAG TTCCGGAGTCACGCAAATTGACTTTCCTGTACTTGGCCAATGACGTGATTCAGAACAGCAAGAAGAAAGGACCAGAGTTCACGCAGGATTTTGCACCGGTCATCGTCGATGCATTCAAACATGTTTATAG GGAGTGCGAAGAGGGATGTAAGAAGCAACTTGGCCGGGTGCTATCCATCTGGCAGGAAAGAGGAGTCTATGACAACGAGCTGCTGGAGCAGCTTTCTAGAGTCCTTT ATGGCGATAAGAAACCCACCAAGAGGCCCTACGAGTCCATCCAAGCAGTGAAAGACAACTTTTCTGGACAAATGTCTCCGTCAGAACCCCCACAG ACGTCGGATTTGATCCGAGCACTACAAGAGCTTGAAAACGCCACGTCAGGAGACTCACAGCTGCGCCAGCGCATCTCCTTGTTACCCGCTGAGGTGCAAGATATGTCGCTGCTGCACAGGATTACGG ATAAGGAGGTGGGCGCGCGCTTCTCACGCCAGGTGGACGACGCCTGCATGCTGCTGGCCGACTACAGTGGACGCCTAGCGGCCGAAATCGACGATCGGCGACAGCTGACGCGGATGCTGTCGAGTTTTCTCCAAAGCCAACGTGACGGTCTGGTGAACAATGAGCACAAACTTGAA GAGTACAAACGCAAACTGGCCCGAGTGAGCCAGGTCCGGAAAGAGCTGAGATCTCGTTTGAACAATCTTCCAAGTGGACTCCACAATTCCTCCACCTGA
- the LOC144067259 gene encoding uncharacterized protein LOC144067259 isoform X2, with protein sequence MCRERYLPKFKDILEYADYLNLDEPIIGFNFLVEVPGGQADHQITAHRYRCTLCNTYGNSPEMINHVIGRKHRQKYIEKERPDLVVWENDSVFPQTGTIIRTTAAIIARQDGSGRPKPMKKRKKGRKSPTKVPLWPKKNEEPPKPSSMGKRNQDFQGSQFHDSGLNLESKAPLPPTRASSLKMADSRKTTNLYDQQLGRHDNWERGLHQGKNMDPGPFPDNSFAPSICNPSKETQWKWERPAEGYGTEREPETNKKLFSEEVPLQFQPQRSDNHGNEQHWSSHKDPILRLGSSKAQSPTKNVHSPDCDFIDYHHGMRKAESLSLGSKKSHSPPEDSCSNFKIPESFRRFMNPSNETSFNRKRKSRFSDATPEEVEVAQRVFNTGLPGAKLRSALRSANEMVQQGSRGGMHYSDQFSQSKLTSKHGKILQEDSIFRSVDNFCGEEHNYREGNWTNIRDAQVYKQGHGEARDLIGNRYDKTGGQEEMYSPHRLDELVLQPNRFQRSEQEPERFLRASKETDRFQRGAHEPDRFQRGALEVDRFQRGALEVDRFQRGALEADRFQRGAQDGDRFQRGAPEADRFQRGAPEADRFQRGAPEPERFQRGAQEAERFQRGAQDGDRFQRGAQDGDRFQRGAQDGDRFQRGAPEPDRFQRGAPEADRFQRGAQDGDHFQRGAPEADRFQRGAPEADRFQRGAPEPDRFQRGAQEADRFQRGAQDGDRFQRGAPEADRFQRGAPEADRFQRGAQKPDRFQAGAEQPKRYEGRAQQRFQEGDLQTGSPGISNSHLAPLNVAVDPNDENPHVKKLEKLKSTILQFMARN encoded by the exons ATGTGTCGGGAAAGATATCTGCCCAAATTCAAGGATATTTTGGAATATGCTGATTACCTGAACCTTGATGAGCCAATCATTG GTTTTAACTTTTTGGTGGAGGTGCCAGGCGGGCAGGCTGACCATCAAATTACAGCCCACCGATACCGATGCACGCTGTGTAATACTTATGGTAACTCACCGGAAATGATTAACCACGTGATTGGGCGGAAACACCGGCAGAAATACATT GAGAAAGAGCGTCCAGATCTGGTGGTATGGGAGAATGATTCAGTTTTTCCACAAACGGGAACGATTATTCGCACCACAGCGGCGATCATTGCCAGGCAGGATGGCAGTGGACGTCCCAAG CCAATGAAGAAACGTAAGAAAGGAAGAAAATCACCGACAAAGG tTCCCCTATGGCCGAAAAAAAACGAAGAACCACCTAAACCATCAAGTATGGGGAAACGGAACCAGGATTTCCAGGGCTCGCAGTTTCATGATTCTGGGCTAAACCTTGAGAGCAAAGCCCCCTTGCCCCCGACCAGGGCTTCCTCATTGAAAATGGCTGATAGCAGAAAGACAACAAACCTGTACGACCAGCAGCTGGGGAGGCACGATAACTGGGAAAGAGGTCTTCACCAAGGAAAGAATATGGACCCGGGTCCTTTTCCGGATAACTCTTTCGCACCAAGTATTTGCAATCCCAGTAAGGAAACACAATGGAAATGGGAGCGACCCGCCGAAGGTTATGGCACCGAAAGAGAGCCagaaaccaacaaaaaattattcTCCGAGGAAGTGCCGTTGCAATTTCAGCCCCAGCGTTCGGACAACCATGGGAATGAACAGCACTGGTCTTCTCACAAGGATCCAATCCTAAGGCTCGGTTCGAGCAAGGCACAATCCCCTACAAAGAACGTTCATTCGCCCGATTGCGATTTTATAGATTACCATCACGGAATGCGAAAAGCAGAGTCGCTTTCGCTTGGCTCTAAAAAGTCCCACAGTCCCCCAGAAGATTCCTGTAGCAATTTTAAAATCCCAGAATCTTTCCGCCGCTTCATGAATCCCAGCAATGAAACGTCCTTTAATCGTAAAAGAAAGAGCCGATTCTCGGATGCCACGCCTGAAGAAGTGGAGGTGGCCCAAAGGGT CTTTAACACCGGGCTGCCAGGTGCTAAACTGAGAAGCGCTCTGAGATCAGCCAATGAAATGGTACAGCAGGGGAGCCGTGGAGGAATGCACTACTCTGACCAATTTTCACAATCAAAG TTGACATCAAAACACGGGAAAATACTCCAGGAAGATTCCATCTTTAGAAGTGTTGATAACTTCTGCGGTGAGGAACACAACTACAGAGAGGGAAACTGGACCAATATACGTGATGCACAGGTGTACAAACAAGGGCACGGAGAGGCTCGTGACTTGATCGGAAACCGTTATGACA AGACTGGCGGTCAGGAAGAAATGTATTCACCACATCGTTTGGATGAGCTAGTGCTGCAGCCCAACCGCTTCCAAAGAAGTGAGCAGGAGCCCGAACGATTTCTAAGAGCCTCCAAGGAAACGGACCGCTTTCAAAGAGGCGCCCATGAGCCCGACCGCTTTCAAAGAGGCGCCCTGGAAGTCGACCGCTTTCAAAGAGGCGCCCTGGAAGTCGACCGCTTTCAAAGAGGCGCCCTGGAAGCCGACCGCTTCCAAAGAGGCGCCCAGGATGGCGACCGCTTCCAAAGAGGCGCCCCGGAAGCCGACCGCTTCCAAAGAGGCGCCCCGGAAGCCGACCGCTTCCAAAGAGGCGCCCCGGAACCCGAGCGCTTCCAAAGAGGCGCCCAGGAAGCCGAGCGCTTCCAAAGAGGCGCCCAGGATGGTGACCGCTTCCAAAGAGGCGCCCAGGATGGTGACCGCTTCCAAAGAGGCGCCCAGGATGGTGACCGCTTCCAAAGAGGCGCCCCGGAACCCGACCGCTTCCAAAGAGGCGCCCCGGAAGCCGACCGCTTCCAAAGAGGCGCCCAGGATGGTGACCACTTCCAACGAGGCGCCCCGGAAGCCGACCGCTTCCAACGAGGCGCCCCGGAAGCCGACCGCTTCCAAAGAGGCGCCCCGGAACCCGACCGCTTCCAACGAGGCGCCCAGGAAGCCGACCGCTTCCAAAGAGGCGCCCAGGATGGTGACCGCTTCCAACGAGGCGCCCCGGAAGCCGACCGCTTCCAACGAGGCGCCCCGGAAGCCGACCGCTTCCAACGAGGCGCCCAAAAGCCCGACCGCTTTCAAGCTGGTGCTGAGCAGCCCAAACGTTACGAAGGACGCGCCCAGCAACGGTTCCAGGAGGGTGACTTGCAAACAGGCTCACCGGGAATTTCTAATTCTCACTTGGCACCCTTGAATGTGGCTGTAGACCCCAATGACGAGAACCCTCATgttaaaaaattggaaaaactcAAATCCACTATCCTGCAATTCATGGCCAGGAATTAG
- the ccn4a gene encoding cellular communication network factor 4a → MSWLFLWILTAVGIQQASSQNSTAMPTVTSPTAEPYNHTQYCRWPCECPAEPPACPPGVSLLMDGCDCCKACARQLGEECNEADTCDHHKGLYCDYTSDKPRYEEGLCAYMYGTGCEHDGVIYRNGQSFQPSCKYQCVCVNGAIGCVPLCTESKPPRVWCQNPRRVKVRGQCCEEWICDEPKRGRKTAPRHAVEAPPAELRSRQKNNCVSQTTSWSPCSKTCDRGLSLRVSNANQRCEPVKESRLCNIRPCDVNITKHIKAGKKCLNVYREERAFNMSISGCTSTRQYRPKYCGVCTDERCCIPYKSKTVDVDFVCPDGSSLSWKMLWVQACFCNLSCKNPNDIFAELENYYGYSEVIN, encoded by the exons ATGAGTTGGCTTTTCTTGTGGATTCTAACTGCAGTCGGGATTCAACAG GCCTCCTCCCAGAATTCCACTGCCATGCCGACGGTCACGTCGCCTACCGCCGAGCCCTACAACCATACTCAGTACTGTCGGTGGCCTTGCGAGTGTCCCGCCGAGCCCCCCGCTTGCCCGCCGGGCGTCAGCCTCCTGATGGACGGCTGCGATTGCTGCAAGGCCTGCGCCCGGCAGTTGGGCGAGGAGTGCAACGAGGCGGACACCTGCGACCACCACAAGGGGCTTTACTGTGACTATACCTCGGACAAACCGAGGTACGAAGAGGGCCTGTGTGCAT ATATGTACGGCACGGGTTGCGAGCACGATGGCGTCATCTACCGCAACGGCCAGAGCTTTCAGCCCAGCTGCAAGTACCAGTGCGTGTGCGTCAACGGCGCCATCGGCTGTGTGCCGCTGTGCACCGAGTCCAAGCCGCCCCGCGTCTGGTGTCAGAACCCACGCCGCGTCAAAGTGCGGGGACAGTGTTGCGAGGAGTGGATTTGCGATGAGCCCAAGAGGGGACGCAAGACGGCGCCAAGACATGCCGTGGAGG CTCCCCCCGCTGAGCTGAGGAGCcggcaaaaaaacaactgcgtgaGCCAGACGACATCGTGGAGTCCCTGCTCCAAAACGTGCGACCGCGGCTTGTCCCTGCGTGTCTCCAATGCCAACCAGCGATGCGAGCCGGTCAAAGAATCGCGTCTATGCAACATCCGGCCATGCGACGTCAACATCACCAAACACATTAAG GCTGGCAAAAAGTGCTTAAACGTGTACCGTGAAGAGCGTGCGTTCAACATGAGCATCTCGGGCTGCACCAGTACCCGGCAGTACCGTCCCAAATACTGCGGCGTGTGCACAGATGAGCGCTGCTGCATCCCATACAAGTCCAAGACGGTGGACGTGGACTTTGTGTGCCCCGACGGCTCGTCCCTGTCCTGGAAGATGTTGTGGGTGCAGGCCTGTTTCTGCAACCTCAGTTGCAAGAACCCCAACGACATTTTCGCCGAGCTAGAGAATTACTACGGATACTCAGAGGTCATCAACTAA
- the ndrg1a gene encoding protein NDRG1a isoform X2, translated as MVLDDSDVEMIVTDIEVAEHDVETPYGRLHCTMRGVPKGERPVILTFHDIGLNHKTCWDSLFKNEDMAEILHHFAVCHVDALGQHEGANTFSTGYEYPTMDELSETLPLVLKHFGLKSVIGLGMGAGAYMLTRFALDYPKMLEGLVLININPCAEGWMDWAAHKISGWTHAIPDLVISHLFGKEEINRNQDMVATYRHHVMKDMNQFNLQLFIKAYESRRDLEIERPVPGSNNRTLKCPSLLVVGDNSPAVEAVVECNTKLDPTKATLLKMADCGGMPQNDQPGKLTEALKYFIQGMGYMPSASMTRLVRSRTASGSSVTSFEGSRSRSHTHEGNRSRSHTNEGPRSRSHTADHQRGIAPVADATPAAPPVSDQGMLKAPEVPC; from the exons ATGGTTTTGGACGATTCCGACGTGGAGATGATAGTGACTGACATTGAAGTTGCT gaGCATGACGTGGAGACCCCTTACGGAAGACTCCACTGCACCATGCGGGGAGTCCCCAAAGGCGAACGGCCAGTCATCCTCACCTTCCACGACATCGGCCTCAACC ACAAAACATGCTGGGACTCGCTGTTTAAAAACGAGGACATGGCAGAGATCTTACACCACTTTGCCGTCTGTCACGTGGATGCCCTCGGGCAGCACGAGGGTGCTAACACCTTTTCCACTGG CTACGAGTATCCGACCATGGACGAGCTCTCCGAAACACTCCCGCTGGTGCTCAAGCATTTTGG GCTAAAGTCTGTTATTGGATTAGGGATGGGAGCCGGAGCCTACATGCTGACCAGATTTGCT CTTGATTACCCGAAAATGTTGGAAGGTCTGGTGCTCATCAACATCAACCCTTGTGCTGAAGGTTGGATGGACTGGGCTGCCCACAAG ATCAGCGGTTGGACCCACGCCATCCCTGACTTGGTCATCAGCCACCTGTTTGGGAAG GAGGAAATCAACCGCAACCAGGACATGGTGGCCACGTACCGCCATCACGTGATGAAAGACATGAACCAGTTTAACCTGCAGCTCTTCATCAAGGCCTACGAAAg TCGAAGGGACCTGGAAATCGAGAGGCCGGTTCCGGGAAGCAACAACAGAACCCTCAA GTGTCCTAGCCTTTTGGTTGTTGGGGACAACTCGCCCGCTGTGGAGGCTGTG GTTGAGTGCAACACCAAACTGGACCCTACAAAAGCGACACTGCTTAAG ATGGCGGACTGTGGGGGCATGCCCCAGAATGACCAG cCTGGCAAACTCACAGAGGCGTTGAAGTACTTCATTCAGGGCATGGGATACA TGCCGTCAGCCAGCATGACTCGCCTGGTGCGCTCTCGCACAGCCTCGGGTTCCAGCGTGACATCCTTCGAAGGCTCTCGCTCCCGTTCGCACACCCACGAGGGCAACCGTTCGCGCTCGCACACCAACGAGGGCCCGCGCTCACGCTCCCACACGGCCGACCACCAGCGGGGCATCGCCCCCGTGGCCGACGCCACCCCGGCTGCCCCCCCTGTGTCGGACCAGGGCATGCTAAAGGCCCCCGAAGTACCCTGCTAA
- the ndrg1a gene encoding protein NDRG1a isoform X1: MEEIQIVESKPLLVDRELPGLREAVQQLAIKEHDVETPYGRLHCTMRGVPKGERPVILTFHDIGLNHKTCWDSLFKNEDMAEILHHFAVCHVDALGQHEGANTFSTGYEYPTMDELSETLPLVLKHFGLKSVIGLGMGAGAYMLTRFALDYPKMLEGLVLININPCAEGWMDWAAHKISGWTHAIPDLVISHLFGKEEINRNQDMVATYRHHVMKDMNQFNLQLFIKAYESRRDLEIERPVPGSNNRTLKCPSLLVVGDNSPAVEAVVECNTKLDPTKATLLKMADCGGMPQNDQPGKLTEALKYFIQGMGYMPSASMTRLVRSRTASGSSVTSFEGSRSRSHTHEGNRSRSHTNEGPRSRSHTADHQRGIAPVADATPAAPPVSDQGMLKAPEVPC, from the exons ATGGAGGAAATCCAAATTGTTGAATCCAAACCTCTGCTGGTTGACAGGGAACTGCct GGCCTGAGGGAGGCGGTGCAGCAGCTCGCTATCAAG gaGCATGACGTGGAGACCCCTTACGGAAGACTCCACTGCACCATGCGGGGAGTCCCCAAAGGCGAACGGCCAGTCATCCTCACCTTCCACGACATCGGCCTCAACC ACAAAACATGCTGGGACTCGCTGTTTAAAAACGAGGACATGGCAGAGATCTTACACCACTTTGCCGTCTGTCACGTGGATGCCCTCGGGCAGCACGAGGGTGCTAACACCTTTTCCACTGG CTACGAGTATCCGACCATGGACGAGCTCTCCGAAACACTCCCGCTGGTGCTCAAGCATTTTGG GCTAAAGTCTGTTATTGGATTAGGGATGGGAGCCGGAGCCTACATGCTGACCAGATTTGCT CTTGATTACCCGAAAATGTTGGAAGGTCTGGTGCTCATCAACATCAACCCTTGTGCTGAAGGTTGGATGGACTGGGCTGCCCACAAG ATCAGCGGTTGGACCCACGCCATCCCTGACTTGGTCATCAGCCACCTGTTTGGGAAG GAGGAAATCAACCGCAACCAGGACATGGTGGCCACGTACCGCCATCACGTGATGAAAGACATGAACCAGTTTAACCTGCAGCTCTTCATCAAGGCCTACGAAAg TCGAAGGGACCTGGAAATCGAGAGGCCGGTTCCGGGAAGCAACAACAGAACCCTCAA GTGTCCTAGCCTTTTGGTTGTTGGGGACAACTCGCCCGCTGTGGAGGCTGTG GTTGAGTGCAACACCAAACTGGACCCTACAAAAGCGACACTGCTTAAG ATGGCGGACTGTGGGGGCATGCCCCAGAATGACCAG cCTGGCAAACTCACAGAGGCGTTGAAGTACTTCATTCAGGGCATGGGATACA TGCCGTCAGCCAGCATGACTCGCCTGGTGCGCTCTCGCACAGCCTCGGGTTCCAGCGTGACATCCTTCGAAGGCTCTCGCTCCCGTTCGCACACCCACGAGGGCAACCGTTCGCGCTCGCACACCAACGAGGGCCCGCGCTCACGCTCCCACACGGCCGACCACCAGCGGGGCATCGCCCCCGTGGCCGACGCCACCCCGGCTGCCCCCCCTGTGTCGGACCAGGGCATGCTAAAGGCCCCCGAAGTACCCTGCTAA
- the LOC144067259 gene encoding uncharacterized protein LOC144067259 isoform X1, translating to MDDLATPYEDDSAMEFINCSVCEISLRGENLYKIHVTTSRHLKKEEAAIEAGVMCRERYLPKFKDILEYADYLNLDEPIIGFNFLVEVPGGQADHQITAHRYRCTLCNTYGNSPEMINHVIGRKHRQKYIEKERPDLVVWENDSVFPQTGTIIRTTAAIIARQDGSGRPKPMKKRKKGRKSPTKVPLWPKKNEEPPKPSSMGKRNQDFQGSQFHDSGLNLESKAPLPPTRASSLKMADSRKTTNLYDQQLGRHDNWERGLHQGKNMDPGPFPDNSFAPSICNPSKETQWKWERPAEGYGTEREPETNKKLFSEEVPLQFQPQRSDNHGNEQHWSSHKDPILRLGSSKAQSPTKNVHSPDCDFIDYHHGMRKAESLSLGSKKSHSPPEDSCSNFKIPESFRRFMNPSNETSFNRKRKSRFSDATPEEVEVAQRVFNTGLPGAKLRSALRSANEMVQQGSRGGMHYSDQFSQSKLTSKHGKILQEDSIFRSVDNFCGEEHNYREGNWTNIRDAQVYKQGHGEARDLIGNRYDKTGGQEEMYSPHRLDELVLQPNRFQRSEQEPERFLRASKETDRFQRGAHEPDRFQRGALEVDRFQRGALEVDRFQRGALEADRFQRGAQDGDRFQRGAPEADRFQRGAPEADRFQRGAPEPERFQRGAQEAERFQRGAQDGDRFQRGAQDGDRFQRGAQDGDRFQRGAPEPDRFQRGAPEADRFQRGAQDGDHFQRGAPEADRFQRGAPEADRFQRGAPEPDRFQRGAQEADRFQRGAQDGDRFQRGAPEADRFQRGAPEADRFQRGAQKPDRFQAGAEQPKRYEGRAQQRFQEGDLQTGSPGISNSHLAPLNVAVDPNDENPHVKKLEKLKSTILQFMARN from the exons ATGGACGATTTGGCAACTCCTTACGAAGATGACTCGGCGATGGAGTTCATTAATTGTTCG GTGTGTGAAATATCATTGAGGGGTgaaaatttgtataaaatacacGTGACGACGTCTCGACACTTAaag AAAGAGGAGGCTGCCATTGAAGCTG GTGTCATGTGTCGGGAAAGATATCTGCCCAAATTCAAGGATATTTTGGAATATGCTGATTACCTGAACCTTGATGAGCCAATCATTG GTTTTAACTTTTTGGTGGAGGTGCCAGGCGGGCAGGCTGACCATCAAATTACAGCCCACCGATACCGATGCACGCTGTGTAATACTTATGGTAACTCACCGGAAATGATTAACCACGTGATTGGGCGGAAACACCGGCAGAAATACATT GAGAAAGAGCGTCCAGATCTGGTGGTATGGGAGAATGATTCAGTTTTTCCACAAACGGGAACGATTATTCGCACCACAGCGGCGATCATTGCCAGGCAGGATGGCAGTGGACGTCCCAAG CCAATGAAGAAACGTAAGAAAGGAAGAAAATCACCGACAAAGG tTCCCCTATGGCCGAAAAAAAACGAAGAACCACCTAAACCATCAAGTATGGGGAAACGGAACCAGGATTTCCAGGGCTCGCAGTTTCATGATTCTGGGCTAAACCTTGAGAGCAAAGCCCCCTTGCCCCCGACCAGGGCTTCCTCATTGAAAATGGCTGATAGCAGAAAGACAACAAACCTGTACGACCAGCAGCTGGGGAGGCACGATAACTGGGAAAGAGGTCTTCACCAAGGAAAGAATATGGACCCGGGTCCTTTTCCGGATAACTCTTTCGCACCAAGTATTTGCAATCCCAGTAAGGAAACACAATGGAAATGGGAGCGACCCGCCGAAGGTTATGGCACCGAAAGAGAGCCagaaaccaacaaaaaattattcTCCGAGGAAGTGCCGTTGCAATTTCAGCCCCAGCGTTCGGACAACCATGGGAATGAACAGCACTGGTCTTCTCACAAGGATCCAATCCTAAGGCTCGGTTCGAGCAAGGCACAATCCCCTACAAAGAACGTTCATTCGCCCGATTGCGATTTTATAGATTACCATCACGGAATGCGAAAAGCAGAGTCGCTTTCGCTTGGCTCTAAAAAGTCCCACAGTCCCCCAGAAGATTCCTGTAGCAATTTTAAAATCCCAGAATCTTTCCGCCGCTTCATGAATCCCAGCAATGAAACGTCCTTTAATCGTAAAAGAAAGAGCCGATTCTCGGATGCCACGCCTGAAGAAGTGGAGGTGGCCCAAAGGGT CTTTAACACCGGGCTGCCAGGTGCTAAACTGAGAAGCGCTCTGAGATCAGCCAATGAAATGGTACAGCAGGGGAGCCGTGGAGGAATGCACTACTCTGACCAATTTTCACAATCAAAG TTGACATCAAAACACGGGAAAATACTCCAGGAAGATTCCATCTTTAGAAGTGTTGATAACTTCTGCGGTGAGGAACACAACTACAGAGAGGGAAACTGGACCAATATACGTGATGCACAGGTGTACAAACAAGGGCACGGAGAGGCTCGTGACTTGATCGGAAACCGTTATGACA AGACTGGCGGTCAGGAAGAAATGTATTCACCACATCGTTTGGATGAGCTAGTGCTGCAGCCCAACCGCTTCCAAAGAAGTGAGCAGGAGCCCGAACGATTTCTAAGAGCCTCCAAGGAAACGGACCGCTTTCAAAGAGGCGCCCATGAGCCCGACCGCTTTCAAAGAGGCGCCCTGGAAGTCGACCGCTTTCAAAGAGGCGCCCTGGAAGTCGACCGCTTTCAAAGAGGCGCCCTGGAAGCCGACCGCTTCCAAAGAGGCGCCCAGGATGGCGACCGCTTCCAAAGAGGCGCCCCGGAAGCCGACCGCTTCCAAAGAGGCGCCCCGGAAGCCGACCGCTTCCAAAGAGGCGCCCCGGAACCCGAGCGCTTCCAAAGAGGCGCCCAGGAAGCCGAGCGCTTCCAAAGAGGCGCCCAGGATGGTGACCGCTTCCAAAGAGGCGCCCAGGATGGTGACCGCTTCCAAAGAGGCGCCCAGGATGGTGACCGCTTCCAAAGAGGCGCCCCGGAACCCGACCGCTTCCAAAGAGGCGCCCCGGAAGCCGACCGCTTCCAAAGAGGCGCCCAGGATGGTGACCACTTCCAACGAGGCGCCCCGGAAGCCGACCGCTTCCAACGAGGCGCCCCGGAAGCCGACCGCTTCCAAAGAGGCGCCCCGGAACCCGACCGCTTCCAACGAGGCGCCCAGGAAGCCGACCGCTTCCAAAGAGGCGCCCAGGATGGTGACCGCTTCCAACGAGGCGCCCCGGAAGCCGACCGCTTCCAACGAGGCGCCCCGGAAGCCGACCGCTTCCAACGAGGCGCCCAAAAGCCCGACCGCTTTCAAGCTGGTGCTGAGCAGCCCAAACGTTACGAAGGACGCGCCCAGCAACGGTTCCAGGAGGGTGACTTGCAAACAGGCTCACCGGGAATTTCTAATTCTCACTTGGCACCCTTGAATGTGGCTGTAGACCCCAATGACGAGAACCCTCATgttaaaaaattggaaaaactcAAATCCACTATCCTGCAATTCATGGCCAGGAATTAG